A region of Fibrobacter succinogenes subsp. succinogenes S85 DNA encodes the following proteins:
- the tilS gene encoding tRNA lysidine(34) synthetase TilS: MSLNLVENIRHHGFKRLLLAVSGGLDSICLAHYFIENSAALGIEWLGIAHVHHGLREGTADRDAKFVEEFAKSHDVPFFLKKLDGEALKNAEGSLEENARDARYKALVEIALNKKWRSRNGVRDDIEEGGVTIAIVTAHHAGDQAETMYMRLKRGTTLAGLRGIQEVRIIQDDTSLVSRLSSLVFLYRPFLNVTRKELLTYARENGLSWCEDESNADVKFARNKIRHEFLPNLERECPGAIQQLCKIAGLADRAYAKVMAKCSRSFGFAQDDTRGFPLTSASPQDDASLVSRLSSFVSLDKKKLNKILREYADADLSEMFRLWLTEKGFRFPIGFFYGPKEPAHVKIPVRAVYRRRSVVKIAHTVWICEFKDALSAAKFVSCEKKEKDYNEST, encoded by the coding sequence TTGTCGCTCAATTTAGTTGAAAACATTCGCCATCATGGTTTTAAGCGCCTGCTGCTTGCAGTTTCGGGCGGTTTGGATTCTATTTGCTTGGCGCATTATTTTATCGAGAACAGCGCCGCGCTTGGTATTGAATGGCTGGGTATTGCGCATGTGCATCACGGGCTACGCGAAGGAACGGCAGACAGAGACGCAAAATTTGTAGAAGAATTTGCGAAGTCGCATGACGTTCCTTTTTTCTTGAAGAAGCTAGATGGTGAAGCGCTGAAAAATGCAGAAGGTTCGCTTGAAGAGAATGCACGAGACGCAAGATATAAAGCGCTAGTCGAGATTGCTCTGAATAAAAAATGGCGATCCCGGAACGGAGTCCGGGATGACATTGAAGAAGGGGGCGTCACGATAGCTATCGTGACTGCGCATCATGCAGGGGATCAGGCGGAGACAATGTATATGCGTCTCAAGCGCGGGACAACGCTTGCCGGGCTCCGCGGGATTCAAGAAGTAAGAATAATTCAGGATGACACGTCTCTCGTCTCTCGTCTTTCGTCTCTCGTCTTTCTTTACCGGCCGTTCCTGAACGTCACTCGCAAAGAACTCCTCACCTATGCTCGCGAGAATGGTTTAAGCTGGTGCGAGGACGAAAGCAATGCGGATGTAAAATTCGCACGCAACAAAATTAGGCACGAGTTTTTGCCGAATCTGGAACGAGAATGTCCGGGGGCAATCCAACAGCTTTGCAAGATTGCGGGGCTTGCGGACAGAGCGTACGCGAAAGTGATGGCAAAGTGCTCTAGATCCTTCGGCTTCGCTCAGGATGACACAAGGGGATTCCCGCTTACTTCGGCTTCGCCTCAGGATGACGCGTCTCTCGTCTCTCGTCTCTCGTCTTTCGTCTCATTAGACAAGAAAAAACTCAATAAAATTCTACGCGAATACGCGGATGCAGATCTGTCCGAAATGTTCCGGTTGTGGCTCACGGAAAAGGGTTTTCGGTTCCCGATTGGCTTTTTCTACGGTCCTAAGGAGCCTGCCCACGTGAAAATCCCGGTTCGGGCGGTTTATCGCCGACGTTCCGTCGTCAAAATAGCGCATACTGTCTGGATTTGCGAGTTCAAGGACGCGCTTTCAGCCGCAAAATTTGTATCTTGCGAGAAGAAAGAAAAGGATTATAATGAATCAACCTAA
- a CDS encoding nucleotidyl transferase AbiEii/AbiGii toxin family protein, translated as MASVIESMLTKYNCKNISDYRNALKEIAQEVALCGLSRGGFFEKAAFYGGTALRIFYGLDRFSEDMDFSLIQVDEKFELPHYFDILEQELQAVGLEMIVESKIKSLDSQVQSAFLKGNTLKHLLKIMPTKHSPLPIPSNEILKIKFEVDTNPPELATFENKYRLLPSPFAVKLYDKPSLFAGKLHALLCRGWKNRVKGRDFYDFVWYVSQNTSVNLPHLQRRMEQTGHWNSTEILTTAKLKILLKERFHAVDFNEAKRDVQPFIADSSKLALWSTDFFCALTDEWKG; from the coding sequence ATGGCAAGTGTAATAGAATCAATGCTCACAAAATACAACTGCAAAAACATATCTGACTACCGCAACGCACTCAAGGAAATTGCACAGGAAGTCGCTCTATGCGGACTCTCGCGAGGCGGCTTTTTTGAAAAAGCCGCATTTTATGGAGGAACAGCCCTCCGAATTTTCTATGGACTAGACCGTTTCTCGGAAGATATGGATTTTTCGTTAATCCAAGTTGATGAAAAATTTGAACTGCCACATTATTTTGATATCCTTGAGCAAGAACTCCAAGCAGTCGGCTTGGAAATGATCGTCGAAAGCAAGATTAAATCACTCGATTCGCAAGTACAATCTGCATTCTTAAAGGGAAACACGCTAAAGCACCTGCTGAAAATCATGCCAACCAAGCATTCACCATTGCCCATACCAAGCAATGAAATCTTGAAAATCAAATTTGAGGTGGACACAAATCCGCCTGAATTGGCGACATTTGAAAACAAGTATCGACTTTTGCCCTCACCTTTTGCTGTTAAGCTCTACGACAAGCCTTCACTTTTTGCAGGGAAACTCCACGCTTTGCTTTGTCGCGGTTGGAAGAACCGGGTCAAAGGACGCGATTTCTATGATTTCGTATGGTATGTTTCTCAGAATACTAGCGTCAATCTACCACACTTGCAAAGGCGCATGGAACAGACTGGACACTGGAATTCTACAGAAATCTTAACAACTGCTAAATTGAAAATACTATTAAAAGAACGATTCCACGCAGTCGATTTCAACGAAGCTAAGCGAGATGTTCAACCATTTATCGCCGACTCCTCAAAGCTAGCCTTATGGAGTACTGATTTCTTCTGCGCCTTAACAGACGAATGGAAGGGGTAA
- a CDS encoding type IV toxin-antitoxin system AbiEi family antitoxin domain-containing protein, with amino-acid sequence MTLHGEIFKIIRGLYETDRNTPGEVLAGAIYGPSYLSFEYALSRHGLIPERVNLYTSASFQKNKNKLYQTPFGEFSYSDIPTEVFPNGVNIENIEDRPYAMATCEKALCDRLYKESPITSKRAMESFLFENLRIENEDFNNLDFNFIHKIALLYKKKNLYILSKMR; translated from the coding sequence ATGACTTTACATGGAGAAATTTTCAAGATTATACGAGGCCTTTACGAAACCGACCGCAACACACCTGGCGAAGTCCTTGCCGGAGCCATTTACGGGCCCTCATACCTATCGTTCGAATACGCCCTATCCAGACACGGACTCATTCCCGAACGAGTAAACCTATACACGTCAGCATCATTCCAAAAGAACAAAAACAAGCTATACCAAACACCCTTCGGCGAGTTTTCATACTCCGACATTCCGACCGAAGTATTCCCTAACGGAGTCAATATCGAGAATATAGAAGACCGCCCCTACGCTATGGCAACTTGCGAAAAGGCGCTTTGCGACAGACTCTACAAGGAAAGTCCTATCACTAGCAAGCGCGCTATGGAATCGTTTTTATTTGAGAATTTGCGAATTGAAAACGAGGACTTCAACAACTTAGATTTTAATTTTATCCACAAAATTGCACTTTTATACAAAAAGAAGAATCTTTACATTCTTTCTAAAATGAGGTAA
- the metK gene encoding methionine adenosyltransferase translates to MAHYLFTSESVSKGHPDKVADQISDSILDACLAQDPKSRVACETLVNTGLVVISGEITTKAVVDFQEVARNTIKNIGYVNPDLQFDYKGCAVLVAMDKQSPDIAQGVDAKAAEGKKDDQQGAGDQGMMFGYAVKETKELMPLPISLAHKLMEEIQNLREKGKIKWLRPDAKSQVTVEYDENDKPVRVDTVVISTQHDEKVNGKELKHSQIEKEIIEKLIKKVIPAKLLDKKTRYLVNPTGKFVVGGPHGDCGLTGRKIIVDTYGGMGRHGGGAFSGKDPSKVDRSAAYAARYVAKNIVAAGLAYRCEVQLAYAIGYSKPVSVLVNTFGTGKIDDRKIEEIVAQNFDLSPAGIEKMLDLRKPGYVATAALGHFGRTGARFTWEKTDKAEALKKAAEIVAEYDF, encoded by the coding sequence ATGGCACATTATCTTTTTACCTCTGAATCCGTTTCTAAAGGTCACCCGGACAAGGTCGCCGACCAGATCTCCGACTCCATCCTCGACGCCTGCCTCGCCCAGGACCCGAAAAGCCGTGTCGCTTGCGAAACTCTCGTGAACACCGGTCTCGTCGTTATCTCTGGTGAAATTACCACCAAGGCTGTTGTTGATTTCCAGGAAGTTGCTCGCAACACCATCAAGAACATCGGCTACGTGAACCCGGACCTCCAGTTCGACTACAAGGGCTGCGCTGTGCTCGTCGCTATGGACAAGCAGTCTCCGGATATCGCCCAGGGCGTTGACGCCAAGGCTGCCGAAGGCAAGAAGGACGACCAGCAGGGTGCTGGCGACCAGGGTATGATGTTCGGTTACGCCGTCAAGGAAACCAAGGAACTCATGCCGCTCCCGATCAGCCTCGCCCACAAGCTCATGGAAGAAATCCAGAACCTCCGCGAAAAGGGCAAGATCAAGTGGCTCCGCCCGGATGCCAAGTCCCAGGTCACTGTTGAATACGACGAAAATGACAAGCCGGTCCGCGTTGACACCGTCGTCATCTCCACCCAGCACGACGAAAAGGTGAACGGCAAGGAACTCAAGCATTCCCAGATCGAAAAGGAAATCATCGAAAAGCTTATCAAGAAGGTCATCCCGGCCAAGCTTTTGGACAAGAAGACCCGTTACCTCGTGAACCCGACCGGCAAGTTCGTTGTCGGTGGCCCGCACGGCGACTGCGGCCTCACTGGCCGTAAGATCATCGTTGATACCTATGGTGGCATGGGCCGCCATGGTGGTGGCGCATTCAGCGGCAAGGACCCGAGTAAGGTGGACCGCAGCGCAGCTTACGCAGCCCGCTACGTGGCAAAGAACATTGTTGCAGCAGGCCTCGCCTACCGTTGCGAAGTGCAGCTTGCCTACGCTATCGGCTACTCCAAGCCGGTTTCCGTGCTCGTGAACACGTTTGGCACAGGCAAGATCGACGACCGCAAGATCGAAGAAATTGTCGCACAGAACTTTGACCTTTCTCCGGCAGGCATCGAAAAGATGCTTGACCTCCGCAAGCCGGGTTACGTTGCTACCGCCGCCCTCGGTCACTTTGGCCGTACAGGCGCACGCTTCACGTGGGAAAAGACCGACAAGGCCGAAGCTTTGAAGAAAGCAGCAGAAATTGTTGCTGAATACGACTTCTAA
- a CDS encoding Nif3-like dinuclear metal center hexameric protein, with protein sequence MDLPFMTAWLDDLLDPKSFNDYCVNGLCVEANDKVTRIVTGVSLRDQLIDAAIEEKADCIIVHHPNGFWKGESQLPVGKFAERLRKLMNNGISVFGFHLPLDGHREIGNNAVIAKLLGLNPVHEFVHVGMRAIGVIAEWNTPATREEFVDCLDAAFVHGVQNKFFHGPEEIKRVAICSGSCSASDIKEALEMNCDAYVTGSIKEDIPIFCQENGVNLASCGHHRTEIFGVSALAEKIQAELSIPSRFIDLDNPI encoded by the coding sequence ATGGATCTGCCTTTTATGACCGCATGGCTTGATGACCTGCTTGACCCGAAATCCTTTAATGATTATTGTGTGAATGGCCTTTGTGTCGAAGCTAATGACAAGGTGACCAGGATTGTGACGGGCGTGAGTCTTCGCGACCAGCTGATTGATGCCGCCATTGAAGAAAAGGCGGATTGCATCATCGTTCACCATCCGAATGGATTCTGGAAAGGCGAGTCCCAGCTCCCGGTAGGGAAATTTGCAGAACGTCTCCGCAAGCTGATGAATAATGGAATTTCCGTGTTCGGTTTCCATTTGCCGCTTGACGGACACCGAGAAATCGGTAACAATGCCGTGATTGCGAAACTTTTGGGCTTGAATCCAGTCCATGAGTTTGTTCATGTCGGCATGCGTGCCATTGGCGTGATTGCTGAATGGAATACTCCTGCAACGAGAGAAGAATTTGTAGACTGCCTGGATGCCGCTTTTGTCCATGGCGTACAGAACAAGTTCTTCCATGGTCCTGAAGAAATCAAGCGTGTCGCTATTTGTAGCGGCAGTTGCAGTGCTTCGGACATCAAGGAAGCCTTGGAAATGAACTGCGATGCTTATGTTACAGGGAGTATCAAGGAAGATATCCCTATTTTCTGCCAGGAAAACGGGGTGAATTTGGCTTCTTGCGGGCATCACAGAACGGAAATCTTTGGCGTGAGCGCACTTGCTGAAAAAATTCAGGCAGAACTCAGCATTCCGTCTAGATTTATTGATTTGGACAATCCCATTTAA
- a CDS encoding M23 family metallopeptidase: MNFVKASIRFQKSSRALTVKVPSFVLRGSLFVRIVVVVGFILFLVQVLSTSVYDGVLNHAFSSRQKLNKELSQIQNTVDYISSTSMDFFKAEKMLHAKLGLPLPDEASRKLSTGGHIEPNVQLLRKSSPVFERTAKMHEDVWRIFGQIQNNEESFNSLTKYIDQSRSVLRYIPSISPTNGRYASAFGPRIHPVTGEIGKMHQGIDISNDRWTPIYAPADGVVEISQLSSSFGNFVVLNHGNGLKTRYGHMQMSAVTPGEFVHRYQILGYMGNTGRSVGPHLHYEVWKNGVPVNPLPYILPNDYEVD, translated from the coding sequence ATGAATTTTGTTAAGGCATCCATACGCTTCCAGAAGTCGTCGCGGGCGTTGACCGTGAAGGTGCCTTCGTTTGTCTTGCGCGGTTCGCTTTTTGTGCGGATCGTCGTTGTTGTGGGATTTATCCTTTTCCTTGTACAGGTGCTTTCTACATCCGTTTATGACGGTGTCTTGAATCATGCCTTTTCAAGCCGCCAGAAGCTGAACAAGGAACTTTCGCAGATCCAGAATACGGTGGATTATATTTCTAGCACGTCCATGGATTTCTTCAAGGCCGAAAAGATGCTCCATGCCAAGCTTGGACTCCCGCTGCCGGACGAAGCATCTCGCAAGCTTTCGACGGGTGGTCATATTGAACCGAATGTTCAGCTTTTGCGCAAGAGTTCTCCGGTGTTTGAACGCACGGCTAAGATGCATGAAGACGTATGGCGCATCTTTGGACAGATCCAGAACAACGAAGAATCCTTTAATTCTCTGACTAAGTACATTGATCAGAGCCGTTCCGTTTTACGCTACATTCCGTCTATTTCACCTACGAATGGTCGCTATGCCTCCGCTTTCGGTCCGCGTATCCATCCGGTGACGGGTGAAATTGGCAAAATGCATCAGGGCATTGATATTTCCAACGATCGTTGGACTCCAATTTATGCCCCGGCAGATGGCGTGGTTGAGATTTCCCAGCTGAGTTCCTCTTTTGGGAATTTTGTAGTCCTGAATCATGGCAATGGTCTCAAGACCCGTTATGGGCATATGCAGATGTCGGCCGTGACTCCGGGCGAGTTTGTACATCGTTATCAGATTCTTGGCTATATGGGAAATACAGGTCGTTCTGTTGGTCCGCACCTCCATTATGAGGTCTGGAAAAACGGCGTCCCGGTAAACCCTCTTCCTTATATTCTCCCTAACGACTATGAAGTCGACTAA